The DNA sequence ataacttttttataataaatactcTCATTTCACTTATTATTTTCATCcactttttaataaatatatcaattaaatattaatgaatttcagGATTCTGTCTactcttttattctttttctccgttttataaatattttttaaacttttgtaaccacttaaatataaataaatataatttaatggtAGACAGCTTGGCAGAAGAACTATTGCAACAATAAATAACCTTTATGTAGTCTGGTCAACAGTTTGCTAGTATTTGAACACATTCACAAACTGTGAGCCCCTAGAAATTTCAATGTTTGAAAATCAGTTGTGATTTGCTTACTTTCTACTTCCTTCCACAGATGCTCCCACCATTTTCATTTTCCACCACCACCAGTGCTTCTAGTACTCCCCTCTATAGTCACCCCGGAGACGTTCGATAAAAATCGTACCTAGTACACAGAACTCCCGCATCAGCATGTCGATGACAACTCTAAATTCTCTCGAAATCCTTGCCGTTTTCTTTCTGATCACCTTAACTTTCCATGCCAACTCTCAGCAAATTAACACCTATGAGAAAAACATCCTCCTTCAACTCAAAGAATTCTGGTCACATCCACCTTCACTGAACCAATGGTCTGCTTCCAAGTCCAGTGATCATTGTTCCTGGCCCGAAATCACATGCAACCAAAATATTGTCACTGGAATTACCCTTTTCAGCAAAAATGTGATTGGAAAAATCCCACCTTTTGTTTGTGACCTTAAGAACCTGACTGTTCTTGATTTCTCAAACAATTCGATCATCGGGTCATTCCCAACAGGCCTTTACAATTGCTCCAATCTTCAGTACTTAGACCTCTCTAATAACTACTTTGTGGGAATACTCCCCACAGACATTGACAAGTTGTCTAATCTCAATTTCCTAAGTGTTCTGGGAAACAACTTCACAGGAGACATTCCTGCTGCTGTCGGACGCCTTTCAGAGCTTGTGACTCTTAGCCTTTCGGGTAATCTGTTCAATGGTTCTTTCCCTCCTGAAATTGGAAACCTGTCGAATCTTGAAAGTCTTGAATTTTCATATGTTCGTAAGTTTCCACCCTGGACACTTCCCTCAAATTTATTTACCAAATTGACAAAACTGAGGAATCTTTTCATGACTGAGTCGCATTTGATTGGAGAAATCCCCGATAGTATTGGCAATTTGGCTGCTCTAGAAGTCTTGGACTTCAGCGCTAACAAGTTGAGTGGGAAAATCCCAGATAGTTTGTTTTTGCTGAAGAATTTGACTTCTGTGTTTCTTTACGCTAATAAACTTTCAGGGTCGATTCCTCGTTCAATAAAGGCTCTGAATATGGAGGTACTAGACTTATCAGCAAATAATTTGACCGGAACAATCCCTGATGATATTGGAAAGCTTACAAAATTATCAGGGTTGTCATTGTTCATTAATAAGTTATCAGGTGAGATTCCAGTAACTATTGCAAGATTACCTTTCTTGACAGACGTAAGACTATATAACAATAGTCTATCGGGAGAGTTGCCACCAGATTTTGGTAGATTTTCAATGCTTGATAGATTTGAAGTGCCTATAAATAAACTTGTGGGGAAGTTACCTGATAATTTGTGCTATAACAGGGTACTCAGAGGTGTGGTTGTATTTGACAACAACCTTACTGGTGAAATTCCACAATCACTTGGGAATTGCTCTAGTTTGGAAGTGTTCTTTGTTTCAGGTAATCAGTTTTCTGGTAAAATTCCAGATGGTTTGTGGACTTCACTGAATCTAACACAAATGACAGTAAGTGGTAATTCATTTATGGGACAGCTTCCTGATAGAATATCTTCCAACTTATCTTTGCTCGAGATTGATAACAACGATTTTTCGGGTGAAATTCCTGTTGGGATATCTTCCTGGAAGAATCTGAAGGAGTTTGTGGCAAGCAACAACCTGTTCAATGGTTCAATCCCTGAGGAATTGACTTCACTTCCACTGCTGGAAACACTAAAGCTCGATAGGAATCTATTTACTGGAGCTCTACCAAAATCGATCTCGTGGACATATCTAACAATCCTAAACCTCAGTCGAAATCACATTTCTGGTCCTATTCCAGCTCAGTTAGGTTCTTTACCTAAACTTGCAGACTTGGATTTATCAGAGAATGAGTTTTCAGGTCCGATTCCAAGTGAAATCAACCGTTTGAGGCTACCCTCGCTGAATCTGTCGTCCAATCTTCTAACCGGGAGAATCCCAGGTGAATATGATAATCCAGCATTTGGTACAAGCTTCTTGAACAATACTGATCTTTGTTCAAATGATCCAACATTAGGCCTCAAAAGCTGCAATTCCAGACCACAAACAAGAGAGTCCAATGGAACTTCACAAAAATTCAAGACCAGCATCATATTTGTTTCTGTGATCTTGTTCATATTAGCTATACTTTTCTCGGTGTATGTGGTTTTTCTCTATCGAAAGAGGAAGCAAGGGCTAGATTCCAGGTGGAAGCTTACTTCATTCCAGAAACTAAACTTTACAGAAAGTACCATCCTGTCTAGTTTGACAGAAGAGAATGTAATCGGAAGTGGTGGATCCGGGAAAGTTTATCGTGTTCCTGTTAATCGTTCAGGTGAATACGTTGCAGTCAAGAAGATTGGGAACAATAAGAAGCTGGACAAGAGGCTGGAGAATGAATTCAATTCAGAAGTGAAGGTACTCAGCACAATTCGACACGTTAACATTGTGAAACTTTTGTGTTGTTTTTCAAGTGAGAATTCGAAACTCATTGTCTATCAGTACATGGAAAATGGAAGTTTGGATGAATGGCTTCATGGAAGTAAAAGAGCAGCTAATCAGCCAAATGCAATGCCTCGACTGATCTTAGATTGGCCTAATAGGATGCAGATTGCGGTTGGAGCAGCACGAGGCTTGTGTTATCTTCACCATGAAACGTTTCCCCCTATAATTCATCGCGATGTCAAATCCACCAACGTGTTGCTCGACTCAAAATTCAATGCTAAGATTGCGGATTTTGGATTAGCCAAGATATTGGAGAAAGATGGAGGTTTCAACTCTGTCTCGGTGGTGGCAGGGTCTTTTGGATACTTAGCCCCTGGTAGTCCTTTAAACCAACTCTTTTATACTTAAGTACAATGCTCTGGGATTTTTTATTGATTCCTGTTTTTGTTCTTATACGCAGAGTATGCTCATTCGGCAAGAGTGAATGAGAAGATCGATGTTTATAGTTTTGGAGTGATTCTGCTGGAGCTGGTGACCGGGAGAGAAGCAAATGAAGGAGATGAAGACATGACACTTGTAGATTGGGCATGGAATCATATAAACAGAGGAAAGCCTATGATCAATGCCCTTGCCGCGGACATCAAGGAGCCTTCTTACCTGAACGAGATGATTAGCGTTTTCAAACTTGGGATCATTTGCACAGGTACATTACCATCAACCAGGCCTACCATGAAAGAAGTTCTAAGAATATTGATACAAACTTGCTATTCAAATGGAAATGGTGAGAGGAACAATGTGACTGAGGTCGACTCTTCACCCCTTCTCAAGAACTCGTAGTGTCTAACTGGTTGTCATGAAGATGGAACTCTAGTGTAAATTTTGTAAACAAAAGAGAGGTAATAGCAGCAGAAAAAGACTCAAGTAGAAGACTATAGGTAGCTCAAACTGGTCATACTATTCACTTACAAGTTTATTTATAGTGTTGAAGTCTTTAGTAAAACGTTGTGGCTAGTTCTGCAGTTTGATTTTCAGTTTGCAACTATGTTGTACTTTGCAGGAAACtgaataattttgaataaaCCTAAGAACTATATAATTGGATCTTAGAAAACATGATCAGTACCTGGTCCGGCGTTAAGATGAGCTAAAATGCCTCGATCAATCCCATAAATTTATTTCTCCAACGCTTTAGAAAATGAACTTACATCTGTACCATCCCCTAAAACCCTTCAAAGGGGAAGGCAGGGACGTATTCACCAAGTTTTTTCTGCAAAATCTTGCTGCGCTCTACTCTACAACAGCATATTAAACACACCGGCTTGGTTACAAGCTCATGCGATCATAGATCAAGGTTCTGGCATGATTCTTAACTAAAGAAAGGTACACATTGAAGACTCAGGGGGGCTGCTATGAAGGAAGTGGGAAAATTTACAAAAACAAACTGTAAAGCTTCTTCCTTTCTAGAGTAAACTGGCCCCAAGGTTAAGACTCTTCGACTTCAAGGTATTGTGAGTGAGAGGCTGCTAAGAGGGCAGCTCCGATTCCCGAACCGTCATTTGAATGCTCAATGACAATGGTTTCACCAACCTCTCCAAGCAACTCCTTCAAAGTGCTCTCCATTGTATTTCTGAATTTGGTGTAGTGTTCAAATAGTCCGCCATCTAGTGATATTACTGAAGTAGGCTTTTCCCCATCCTTTACTACATCTCTTCCTAGCTTCTTGAGAATACCCAATATCCCAGCAGCAGAGAGGCGGGCCCCGCGAGACGCAACGATATCACAGACCTCTACAATTACTTTTCTTGCCTTCAAAGATGTATTGGTAATCTgtcacaaattaaaaaaaaattaagaaagtaAAGGAGATGACTTAACTTGCAATGTACAACATAACAAACATGGTATTGCAGGTCGGGTGCATAAATTTTCATTGCATCGCAgatcaaatttaaaagattataGATTGATTTATAGgtctttgaaatatattaaattattgtaatcttaaattcttaatctggtaagaaagttcaTAATGGCTCAATTAAAAAAAGAGGGAAAATACTTGCAAACATTTTATGGAGATCTGAGCCAGTTCAGTATTAACAATTTTTGCTGATTTAAAACAGTGCATCTTACTTTTCAACTCTTGGAAGagagaataaaataattattaaccaCCTTCCCTTCATTTAATCAAAGTTACTGGTAACTTGCGTAGTTCACAATCTTTGGCTCCGCGCATGAGCTAACTAGTAATAGGTCTTCACACTAAAGTATTTTGCCACAGATACAAGAATTATGGTTTTATTATTTAGGTATATTTTCAGTCCACGTGTCAAGTTTGGCAACTTTTGtcaatatctaatattattaagaATCTAATTTACATTGTTCTAGctactaatatatttttaagtatttataGGCTATAACAATAATTTCAGTCATTATAATACCATGAAGCTGATATACTTAAatgtcaaattattttttaattgctAATTCAAATGTCTATTTGTTGGGTCACATGTTCTAATTATATGTATCACTATTTAAAAAATTCTGTACAAATTACAAAACGATTCATAAAACACGGGATAAGTTTCATGCTATGAAATGGTAGTAAACACAGGGAAGTCACCTCCAAAATATCCTTGAGTTTGGTCCCGACCACTTTGAGATCAGAAGATGAGTCATGATGCATCGCAGACATGACAGGAGTCCTGCACATGTAGTTGTGATGTTAACATATCACACTATCTAATTCTACATGGTCAAGCAAAGAATATGTGAACTGTTTACAAGTAAAGAACTGAATATTGAAAATTCGCCTTCTATAGAAGCTCATGCCGTAAGGATGCTAGTATAATATATGCATGGCAACAGTTACGGTATATCTTATgctatcatttttttaatattatccaTATATAGGTTGCAGCAAGTAATTATACAGGTATAAGGGGAAGAGGAACAACTACTCTGTGGACTAAATTATGTTACTTCTTCATACATACTATTAGAGCTCATTGGCGTTTAAAATTACAGAATGTTGTGACAAAATCACAGTTATTTTCTTGCCACAAACATGTGAAGCAACACGCGTTCAGCGGTTCTGCCTAAAGGTCAAATATCAACACGtttttataaactaaaaaataacaaagagaaataaaatgaaatgcagtcattatttttgataaacaaaaaattactgATATGCACAGCGTTATAATTATGCGGCAAGtcataaaattacttttagcaaGACAAGGGCACAAGGCTTTCATGCACTAGCTTTTAAATGAGTTCTTAGACCAATACCGTAGTATAAAGGGGGTCCTCAGTTTTGGTGGCACGATGTCACCAAATAAGGCAGCTTCTTCAGCCATCCTGAGCAGAACTCTGCGCACAATCTCTCCCAGATACATGCCAGAAATGATTTTCTCAAATATCTGCAGCAACAAGTCATACAGTATATTTAAACTAGCATCTATCCATCCACCTAAAAAAAATCACCTAATGGCCTACAAACTTGAACTAAGTGGCAACCTGCTCGCCAGGGTTCAAACTCTCAACATCTAGAGCATGATCATACTCTGTTAGTGGAAGCTGTGATGCCCGGAAGTTACCCCACTCCATATTGATAACCTTAAAAACCAAAAGGTAATCAAATCATCAAGGAACAAGTTACAGATTCATGAACCTGATAAACGTCCGAAGCACAAACAGATACTATGACTACTACAATGAACAACAAAAGGCTGTAATTAGAtggattaaaattttataattaaaacaactaaCCATCTCTCCAGATTTAGGCAGCAGACCATGCCACTTGGGTATTGCTTGGGCCCGCTCTACATATGCTGCATTAGTTCCAGTACCTAAAATCACAGCAGCAATTGCATCTGGGTTGTTGTATCTTCCTCCTGCCAAGGTTCCGATGGTATCGTTGACCTGcatgacaaaaaaatataaatacaaataaaaaggaaaaaatgtGCAACTGGAAACCATAGTATACATAACAAGTGAAGCAACAAGGTACTAAACCGTAAATCGACAATCTAGCATTACAACTATACCTTGAGAAAGCTCCATCATGAAAAAAATGAGAACTTACCAGAGCAGCCACACGCATGTCAAGACCAACTCTTTCAATTGCTTTTGATAACTCTGCCACAATATCCTCTCCAACCTATATAATTATGATGAAAGATAGTATAAGGATGAAAGGAAGTTCAAAAATGACATAGACCACAAAGTTAGGGTGAAAGAACACATAAAAACTATGGATTTTGTAAGTCTAGGGAAGAAATAGTAGAAATCGAGCTCTTAGAAAACCTATAGTTCACATTTTTGTTATGCTCAAGCTTCCAATTCTTCCAAACAAGCGCTCAAACACTTTCAGTTATTTTAGCACACACAGGTAACTTGTCTGCTTCTTAATGCTATAATAGTAATACCCTGGACCAAATTCAAAACAGTAACAAGAGAGTGACGTGAAACAACCAAGGATCAAGTCGGTCACACAACATGATGTATTGATAAAATGCTAAGCCGATTATATGTTTAGTGCCTCCTAGCCACCTAGGCAGCTAATATCAACTGCAAGCACGATTAATCCTTGATCTACACAGCTCCCATATCACTTACCTTGCTAttctattttcccttttttaTCAGCTCCATTCTCTAGTGTCACTTCTCATTGTTTccttttttaataaattcataTTACAATAAATGCagtaaaatattgatataaccCCGATGTAGATCTAGAAAGCGTATTTATTGGGCAGAAACCTGTAGGCTGTAGCTGAGGATTTTTATTGataataaatgaatatattaaatttattatttatgccGACAATGTCCAAACAATAATTCAATACCACTCattcaaaatatcaatttatCTGTCTCTCCCATATAGTTATTTACTGTAAATGATATGATTAAATCAATCTTGAATTCAATACTGGTGCAACAGTTCTACAGCAAATGTTTAAGCTTAAGAATAGAGAAATGAGAGTAGATCTTAACCGCATCTTCTATAGAAAAGCCTTTTGTCCAAGTAATGAGAGTCCCAGATGCAATTGATAGTTGTTTAACTGGAAATGAGAAGGTAAAACCCAGCTCTCTTTGCCTACCAGGGGACAGATGAAAATCTTCACCTTCAGTGGCAACAAATTTCGCAAGTGCAGAAgcaataaaatcaaataatgCCTGCAAATCTCTGAAATGTTCAGTTCATAAATCAATCTGCTAAGCAACTTTTATTGCTGATTAAGTAACCTGTACTTACATCAGATGTTCCAACCATTAAATTTGGAGGAATCGAAACTTCATCAAACTCTTGCTTAACAACACGCTTTTCCTTCCCACCCAACTGTACACGGAGAACGCGGAAATTTGTCCCACCAAGATCCAGTGCATAAAATAATCCTTTCTCATCCCTGGTTTAAAAAAGTCAGAACCCAGAATCTCAATCAGGATAAGCATCTTCCACCgggatttaatatattaaaacacaattattcacAGTTCACTAGTTTCGTAGAAGCATAATAGCGCAGCTAAAGAAGGGaataataatagaatattaAATCGTCCAGCCAAGTTATCAAATAATCATGCACAAGTGATGAGGGTGGATCATTACTTGATTTACCCAATAATAgaattcaaattcatttaaattCAACTTCTCCTCTGAACTTAAAGTGAACAAAAAAAAGTATCTCGTGTGTTGTCCTATGTTactgtaaataataaatttcactTTCTTTATTTAACAAGAAGTTGACCTCTCTTTCCAAGAAGAAGATGCACTCCCAAACTCCTGGTTTCCATGCTTCTCTGTTGTCTATTCCTCTAGTTAAAAATGTGTTCAGAAATACAGTAACATAATTTAAACACATAATACATATGTGTTCACAACTGCCACAAGCCAAGAAAACGGACGCCGAATAAAACAAAAGAACGAAGTCAGCTAATTTAAGGCAAAAACTGAAATAGATAAAAATAGATTCTCTTTCCTAAGAAGAcaacataattaaaatttcaacagAAAATGATATCATTCCATACGATACCTATAAAAGTATCTAACCACGAATCGACAAAAGTTCTACAAATAGTCCGGACCTCTCGTCCTTCGATCATTGTCGCAAGTCAAAATTTGAACCTTTATTTATATAACcatgtaaaataatattaaaacaatatttaaatattcttctaGTGAATATACATAACTAGGGTTAAAAAGATACCAAAAGAAGCCCCAGCCTGAAAGTCCCACTTcaaaacaaacacacacaacATAACAATAAGAACCTGCCATTGCTCAAacacttctttttttttccaaattctaGGGTGGGAAAGTCCACATACCAAGAAAACATGTTCTAGATTTACATTCCAATCGCAACCAATCTGAATCTCTCgcaatttatctaataaatttaaaaccatAGAATCTAAAACCAATCAAATGAGAAGCATTAATTTCATATTCAAACCACTTCAAATTAAGAATCTTGGTTAACTCCTTTCAGAGAAAAACCTTAGAATCTCAATCAATCAACAACCAACACAAACATACAAAAAATTCCACACTAAACACAAAAAAGCTCAAAACTTACACAACCATCACCAAAACTAACACATACCCGGATGCTAAAAcaccaaaacacacacaaaaacaccaaaatatacacacacatacagatACAAGAAAATCACAAGAATTACCCAGTAGGAAGATTATCGACAAAGCTAATGAGCATCTTCAGCTTACTGCCCCCTTCTGAAGCAAGACCCGCATGCATCTCCACACTCATGGCATCGGCGACTTGCCGGAGCTTCGCCTCCGGCGTGCCCATCTTCTCCTCGAGCTCCTTGAGTATCTCCAAAGTTTTCGCATACTTGCCGGAGCTTTTCATGCGGTGGCGGATGATGAGGACGGCGGCGGCGGTGGCGGCAGCGGCGCAGAGTATGGTGGTGGTGGCCGCGAGCTTACCCATCGGAAAATGAGATCGGAAAAGTCGCCGGCGAGGATGAAAATATGAGTGTGTGTATAGGTGTGTGTATAGAGTATAGGTGGAGAGGTTAAGGAAGTGTTTGGAGGTGCCTCAAGTGTCTGAATAGACATCAATATCAGGAAAAAGAGTTGAATATAAATGCACTTTTATTGCTTCTATATTTCCGCTAAATCTACTTGTCTTATTATACACAACACTCCTATGTTTTGAGGCACCGTAGATTTGTGTAGTAaagaatactccctccgtcccctgagttgtatacattgggggacggggacgcggcacggactttaatgctcctctaaagtatagttgtgtaatttatttttaaaattttctttttctgaattaaagtttggatgttatatttttattcagaaaaagaaaatctcaaaaaaaagttacggaactatattttataagagcattgaaatgcgtgtcgagcagttgaaaagaaacgtatacaattaaatgggatagagggagtagtTACATAAATGTGAAGAATGGTGGTACCTAGGGAAAAAAAGAAGTGAAGTATGGTTGTAGTATAAATAAGTTTTGTTTCATAACTTCTGTTTGTTTAGATTTTCTAAACAGTTTACTATCtccgttttttaatatttgacgtTCTGACTTTTGACACACATCTTTATATGagttgaccggatagtaaaaattattatttttgattgatttatttttctgaattaaaattttgattatatatttttattcagaaaaagaaaatttaaaaaataataattttaactgcTCGATCAAATCACTTAAAgatacgtgcccaaagtcaaagcgtcaaatattaaaaaacagagggagtaatcacttataagtcttaacttgcttctaacttctacttcatatttttactttaaaacataagaacttattttaagctcaacTAAACGGCCCCATTATATCAAGGGACGAAAAGAGCATATGGTTAAAATAAAtgactaagagcaagtccaatcgatattatataaaaaactgAACCAAACCGATAATATTTTCGGTtcaacccgaaaacccgaataAACCggaattttgaagaaaaaaaatgaaacccAACTGAACCGAAATTTTACAGTTTGGTTCTGTTTTACGGTTTTGGTTTGATTTTGCTCACGTCTAGATTTAGCTAACCATTAGAATAGTGTTGGAGtaactttttttatttgatacattagctaaatgtgagtttaagagttcatttcggctagggctgtaaatgagttgatacgctcgataaccgcTCGGTGTTCGATTCGAAAAAAGCTCGATGTGAGCTTGgttcgattcataaacgagtcgatcttgagcacaattttaag is a window from the Daucus carota subsp. sativus chromosome 8, DH1 v3.0, whole genome shotgun sequence genome containing:
- the LOC108199547 gene encoding receptor-like protein kinase HSL1 isoform X1 — protein: MSMTTLNSLEILAVFFLITLTFHANSQQINTYEKNILLQLKEFWSHPPSLNQWSASKSSDHCSWPEITCNQNIVTGITLFSKNVIGKIPPFVCDLKNLTVLDFSNNSIIGSFPTGLYNCSNLQYLDLSNNYFVGILPTDIDKLSNLNFLSVLGNNFTGDIPAAVGRLSELVTLSLSGNLFNGSFPPEIGNLSNLESLEFSYVRKFPPWTLPSNLFTKLTKLRNLFMTESHLIGEIPDSIGNLAALEVLDFSANKLSGKIPDSLFLLKNLTSVFLYANKLSGSIPRSIKALNMEVLDLSANNLTGTIPDDIGKLTKLSGLSLFINKLSGEIPVTIARLPFLTDVRLYNNSLSGELPPDFGRFSMLDRFEVPINKLVGKLPDNLCYNRVLRGVVVFDNNLTGEIPQSLGNCSSLEVFFVSGNQFSGKIPDGLWTSLNLTQMTVSGNSFMGQLPDRISSNLSLLEIDNNDFSGEIPVGISSWKNLKEFVASNNLFNGSIPEELTSLPLLETLKLDRNLFTGALPKSISWTYLTILNLSRNHISGPIPAQLGSLPKLADLDLSENEFSGPIPSEINRLRLPSLNLSSNLLTGRIPGEYDNPAFGTSFLNNTDLCSNDPTLGLKSCNSRPQTRESNGTSQKFKTSIIFVSVILFILAILFSVYVVFLYRKRKQGLDSRWKLTSFQKLNFTESTILSSLTEENVIGSGGSGKVYRVPVNRSGEYVAVKKIGNNKKLDKRLENEFNSEVKVLSTIRHVNIVKLLCCFSSENSKLIVYQYMENGSLDEWLHGSKRAANQPNAMPRLILDWPNRMQIAVGAARGLCYLHHETFPPIIHRDVKSTNVLLDSKFNAKIADFGLAKILEKDGGFNSVSVVAGSFGYLAPEYAHSARVNEKIDVYSFGVILLELVTGREANEGDEDMTLVDWAWNHINRGKPMINALAADIKEPSYLNEMISVFKLGIICTGTLPSTRPTMKEVLRILIQTCYSNGNGERNNVTEVDSSPLLKNS
- the LOC108199547 gene encoding receptor-like protein kinase 5 isoform X2, which produces MSMTTLNSLEILAVFFLITLTFHANSQQINTYEKNILLQLKEFWSHPPSLNQWSASKSSDHCSWPEITCNQNIVTGITLFSKNVIGKIPPFVCDLKNLTVLDFSNNSIIGSFPTGLYNCSNLQYLDLSNNYFVGILPTDIDKLSNLNFLSVLGNNFTGDIPAAVGRLSELVTLSLSGNLFNGSFPPEIGNLSNLESLEFSYVRKFPPWTLPSNLFTKLTKLRNLFMTESHLIGEIPDSIGNLAALEVLDFSANKLSGKIPDSLFLLKNLTSVFLYANKLSGSIPRSIKALNMEVLDLSANNLTGTIPDDIGKLTKLSGLSLFINKLSGEIPVTIARLPFLTDVRLYNNSLSGELPPDFGRFSMLDRFEVPINKLVGKLPDNLCYNRVLRGVVVFDNNLTGEIPQSLGNCSSLEVFFVSGNQFSGKIPDGLWTSLNLTQMTVSGNSFMGQLPDRISSNLSLLEIDNNDFSGEIPVGISSWKNLKEFVASNNLFNGSIPEELTSLPLLETLKLDRNLFTGALPKSISWTYLTILNLSRNHISGPIPAQLGSLPKLADLDLSENEFSGPIPSEINRLRLPSLNLSSNLLTGRIPGLKSCNSRPQTRESNGTSQKFKTSIIFVSVILFILAILFSVYVVFLYRKRKQGLDSRWKLTSFQKLNFTESTILSSLTEENVIGSGGSGKVYRVPVNRSGEYVAVKKIGNNKKLDKRLENEFNSEVKVLSTIRHVNIVKLLCCFSSENSKLIVYQYMENGSLDEWLHGSKRAANQPNAMPRLILDWPNRMQIAVGAARGLCYLHHETFPPIIHRDVKSTNVLLDSKFNAKIADFGLAKILEKDGGFNSVSVVAGSFGYLAPEYAHSARVNEKIDVYSFGVILLELVTGREANEGDEDMTLVDWAWNHINRGKPMINALAADIKEPSYLNEMISVFKLGIICTGTLPSTRPTMKEVLRILIQTCYSNGNGERNNVTEVDSSPLLKNS
- the LOC108199547 gene encoding receptor-like protein kinase 5 isoform X3; translation: MSMTTLNSLEILAVFFLITLTFHANSQQINTYEKNILLQLKEFWSHPPSLNQWSASKSSDHCSWPEITCNQNIVTGITLFSKNVIGKIPPFVCDLKNLTVLDFSNNSIIGSFPTGLYNCSNLQYLDLSNNYFVGILPTDIDKLSNLNFLSVLGNNFTGDIPAAVGRLSELVTLSLSGNLFNGSFPPEIGNLSNLESLEFSYVRKFPPWTLPSNLFTKLTKLRNLFMTESHLIGEIPDSIGNLAALEVLDFSANKLSGKIPDSLFLLKNLTSVFLYANKLSGSIPRSIKALNMEVLDLSANNLTGTIPDDIGKLTKLSGLSLFINKLSGYSEVWLYLTTTLLVKFHNHLGIALVWKCSLFQLPDRISSNLSLLEIDNNDFSGEIPVGISSWKNLKEFVASNNLFNGSIPEELTSLPLLETLKLDRNLFTGALPKSISWTYLTILNLSRNHISGPIPAQLGSLPKLADLDLSENEFSGPIPSEINRLRLPSLNLSSNLLTGRIPGEYDNPAFGTSFLNNTDLCSNDPTLGLKSCNSRPQTRESNGTSQKFKTSIIFVSVILFILAILFSVYVVFLYRKRKQGLDSRWKLTSFQKLNFTESTILSSLTEENVIGSGGSGKVYRVPVNRSGEYVAVKKIGNNKKLDKRLENEFNSEVKVLSTIRHVNIVKLLCCFSSENSKLIVYQYMENGSLDEWLHGSKRAANQPNAMPRLILDWPNRMQIAVGAARGLCYLHHETFPPIIHRDVKSTNVLLDSKFNAKIADFGLAKILEKDGGFNSVSVVAGSFGYLAPEYAHSARVNEKIDVYSFGVILLELVTGREANEGDEDMTLVDWAWNHINRGKPMINALAADIKEPSYLNEMISVFKLGIICTGTLPSTRPTMKEVLRILIQTCYSNGNGERNNVTEVDSSPLLKNS
- the LOC108199548 gene encoding hexokinase-2, whose amino-acid sequence is MGKLAATTTILCAAAATAAAVLIIRHRMKSSGKYAKTLEILKELEEKMGTPEAKLRQVADAMSVEMHAGLASEGGSKLKMLISFVDNLPTGDEKGLFYALDLGGTNFRVLRVQLGGKEKRVVKQEFDEVSIPPNLMVGTSDALFDFIASALAKFVATEGEDFHLSPGRQRELGFTFSFPVKQLSIASGTLITWTKGFSIEDAVGEDIVAELSKAIERVGLDMRVAALVNDTIGTLAGGRYNNPDAIAAVILGTGTNAAYVERAQAIPKWHGLLPKSGEMVINMEWGNFRASQLPLTEYDHALDVESLNPGEQIFEKIISGMYLGEIVRRVLLRMAEEAALFGDIVPPKLRTPFILRTPVMSAMHHDSSSDLKVVGTKLKDILEITNTSLKARKVIVEVCDIVASRGARLSAAGILGILKKLGRDVVKDGEKPTSVISLDGGLFEHYTKFRNTMESTLKELLGEVGETIVIEHSNDGSGIGAALLAASHSQYLEVEES